GGCCACATCCAGAATCAGTGCGGGTAGCAAGCACACCTTAATTCCACTGAATGGATCCTCGACTACTTTAGCGGAGCTGTACTTGATCATATCCGTGCCCAGCATGGAACGTGCTGGTAGGAAGGGTACCCCCATAGCAGTAGCTTTCATGCGCCAGGAGATTGATGCGTTTGACCATTCCACACACGTGACGATCTGCCCCGACTCAACCGCCCTGCGCAGGGCATTGGAGGTGCCATAAACCTCCAGCCCGATGTATGTGATATCCAGCTTCTTCACCAAACCTGCCGCCATCCATAAATCTAGCTCAAGCACCCCTTGGCCGCACACGCGCAGGTCCTTCTTGCCCTGCCGCACCAGCTCACGCGCCATCGACATCGGGCAACGTACAGTCCCGTACAGCTCCGTGCCAATATAACAGCCGTCGTAGACGAAGGTGCTGATGGCTTCCTGTTCGCTCATCCGCTTATCCACCAGCTTACGTGATTTAT
This sequence is a window from Anaerolineales bacterium. Protein-coding genes within it:
- a CDS encoding CoA transferase subunit A, coding for MEILESGIGEMIQPPDIESFREWNRTHKSRKLVDKRMSEQEAISTFVYDGCYIGTELYGTVRCPMSMARELVRQGKKDLRVCGQGVLELDLWMAAGLVKKLDITYIGLEVYGTSNALRRAVESGQIVTCVEWSNASISWRMKATAMGVPFLPARSMLGTDMIKYSSAKVVEDPFSGIKVCLLPALILDVAIIHVHRADRYGNAQIEGITGFGAEMARATKRLILSAEEIVDTDEIRKYPDRTIIPYYLVDAVVHAPFGSHPGEMAYMYGRDEAVIREWVESSKTAEGAKAYLDKYVYGVANHEEYMKLIGEEQLSQLVDQREKRV